A single region of the Gemmata palustris genome encodes:
- a CDS encoding FG-GAP-like repeat-containing protein: MLATPRGRVGLTIVLVLLAAIGLAWATGAGWWKKAPDPLSADQPNDALPADIEAQVHGFCAACHQYPAPDTFPRAHWRAEVERGYRFFEKSRLPLKPPHLEHAVRYYEDRAPADYPAPPGAPASGPAPKFEQVSFPPPPGSKTWISHVQAVRLPPPGVVDPAAIAREPFTLVACDMEGGRVLALRPTDPAPAWKTLATVRNPARVEVVDLDRDGVTDLLVADLGSFLPTDRLLGSLVWLRGKRDGSYEPIPLLSYTGRVADVRAAEFCGSGKLDLVVAVFGLHDTGEILLLKNQTTDWSKPQFERRVLDPRHGTIHVPVADLNGDGKPDFVALISQEHETVVAFLNEGGGTFRKKILYTAPHPGWGSSGIELTDVNADGRLDVLYTNGDILDEPHLWKPFHGVQWLENKGDLDFEYHRVADMFGAHRAVAARITGGKLPDLLAVSFLPVAKFPDRDRRRPDAITLFEQVAPGKFVRHPLAIGACDAVVCCAADVYGTGRPDLVIGNFGAPNTDAPVTIWKNMGK; encoded by the coding sequence ATGCTTGCGACACCGCGCGGGCGCGTGGGACTCACCATTGTTCTTGTGCTCCTCGCCGCGATCGGGCTCGCGTGGGCAACGGGCGCTGGTTGGTGGAAGAAAGCACCGGACCCGCTGTCCGCGGACCAACCGAACGACGCGCTCCCTGCGGACATTGAGGCCCAAGTTCACGGCTTTTGTGCGGCCTGTCACCAGTACCCTGCTCCCGACACCTTTCCCCGCGCGCACTGGCGGGCCGAGGTCGAGCGCGGGTACCGATTCTTTGAAAAATCGCGACTCCCGTTGAAGCCCCCGCACCTCGAGCACGCGGTGCGCTACTACGAGGACCGGGCGCCGGCCGACTACCCGGCCCCGCCGGGCGCGCCCGCGTCCGGTCCGGCCCCGAAGTTTGAACAGGTGAGTTTCCCTCCCCCGCCCGGCTCAAAAACCTGGATCTCACACGTCCAGGCGGTCCGGTTGCCGCCACCCGGCGTGGTCGATCCCGCGGCAATCGCGCGCGAACCGTTCACACTCGTCGCCTGCGATATGGAAGGGGGGCGGGTTCTCGCGCTGCGCCCGACCGACCCGGCCCCGGCGTGGAAGACGCTGGCAACGGTGCGCAACCCCGCCCGCGTTGAGGTCGTCGATCTCGACCGGGACGGGGTCACCGACCTTCTCGTCGCCGATCTCGGCAGTTTTCTCCCCACGGACCGGCTGCTCGGCAGCCTGGTCTGGTTGCGCGGCAAGCGGGACGGCTCATACGAGCCGATTCCCCTGCTCTCTTACACCGGTCGCGTGGCCGACGTCAGGGCCGCGGAATTTTGTGGGAGCGGGAAATTGGACTTGGTCGTCGCCGTGTTCGGCCTCCACGACACCGGCGAAATCCTGCTCCTCAAGAACCAGACGACGGACTGGAGCAAGCCACAGTTCGAGCGCCGCGTACTCGACCCCCGTCACGGAACGATTCACGTCCCCGTCGCGGACCTCAACGGCGACGGCAAACCGGATTTCGTTGCGCTGATTTCTCAGGAGCACGAAACGGTGGTCGCGTTTCTGAACGAGGGCGGCGGCACCTTCCGCAAAAAAATTCTCTACACCGCCCCGCACCCCGGGTGGGGGAGCAGCGGGATCGAACTGACCGACGTGAACGCCGACGGGCGCCTCGACGTCCTGTACACGAACGGAGACATTCTCGATGAGCCGCACCTGTGGAAACCGTTCCACGGGGTCCAGTGGCTCGAAAACAAGGGCGATCTGGACTTTGAATACCACCGCGTCGCGGACATGTTTGGCGCCCACCGGGCGGTCGCGGCGCGGATCACCGGCGGAAAACTCCCGGACCTTCTCGCGGTCAGTTTTTTGCCGGTCGCGAAATTCCCGGACCGGGACCGGCGCCGACCGGACGCGATCACGTTGTTTGAACAAGTCGCACCGGGAAAGTTCGTTAGACACCCCCTAGCAATAGGTGCGTGTGACGCCGTGGTGTGTTGCGCTGCGGACGTGTACGGGACCGGGCGTCCCGATCTCGTGATCGGTAATTTTGGCGCGCCAAACACCGACGCCCCCGTCACAATTTGGAAGAACATGGGAAAGTGA
- a CDS encoding hybrid sensor histidine kinase/response regulator has protein sequence MPCRIELSSVPPAPAGSGVFAAAFAGSYSVGLALSLTVLVPALLVTIALRVRRKRRAAPPIPVLVPAPIAPSAFQARPESDGVFRLLFENHPAPAWVFDEDTLRFVAVNDAVLRRYGYTRERFLGLTIRDVCPEADADRLTGTPGTLQWRHRISSGALIAIEVTSHRIPTEGRLLRLIVASDATDRRKAEGALKERDELLQDVLTNVPCAVSWKDRASIYIGCNDQAARDHGLSVPGEVIGQTDYDLARVSEEAESVRASDLRVIESGAPLLDVEETRTLATGAKATFLTNRVPLRDSGGRVVGVVGVAQNVTERKRLEDELRHSQKMEAVGRLAGGVAHDFNNLLTIVTGSVHLIRSLPPGDTSVGTYVDEIQAAVDRATALTRQLLAFSRKQPSRPEVLDLNEVVTGLASLLRRLLGNRVTVRTELDAESVRVRADRGHLEQILMNLAVNARDAMPNGGALTIATAPDLASQLARLTVTDTGTGMTDEVKAKIFEPFFTTKEIGKGTGLGLATVHGIVQQAGGGIEVTSVLGTGTTFSIRFPWCAAPTPPPSGSLTPLAPFAARAGRSVLLVEDEERVRKLVRGTLEGWGYAVTEADRAEEALALLAVDREFELLVTDLVMPGMDGRELAARVRAERPNTAIVFISGYVPDIKRLDGFSDGVFLPKPFTPFDLLRCAERALRQRKADGARPPSVPPVPAPGSPVGAQDL, from the coding sequence ATGCCTTGCCGGATCGAACTATCCTCAGTGCCCCCGGCCCCCGCGGGTTCCGGTGTGTTCGCGGCCGCGTTCGCCGGCTCGTACTCCGTCGGATTGGCACTGAGTCTCACGGTTCTCGTCCCGGCCCTGCTCGTTACGATCGCGCTGCGGGTCCGCCGCAAGCGCCGGGCCGCTCCCCCCATTCCCGTTCTCGTTCCGGCCCCGATCGCGCCCTCAGCATTCCAAGCCCGGCCCGAATCGGACGGGGTCTTCCGACTCCTGTTCGAGAACCACCCGGCGCCCGCGTGGGTGTTCGACGAGGACACGCTCCGGTTCGTCGCGGTGAACGACGCCGTGCTCCGGCGCTACGGGTACACGCGCGAGCGGTTCCTCGGGCTCACGATCCGCGACGTGTGCCCGGAAGCGGACGCGGACCGGCTCACCGGTACCCCGGGAACGCTTCAGTGGCGCCACCGGATCTCGTCGGGCGCCCTCATCGCGATCGAAGTGACCTCGCACCGCATCCCGACCGAGGGGCGGTTACTGCGATTGATCGTGGCCAGCGACGCCACGGACCGCCGGAAAGCGGAAGGCGCCCTGAAAGAGCGCGACGAACTGCTACAGGACGTGCTCACCAACGTGCCGTGTGCGGTGTCCTGGAAGGACCGCGCGTCCATTTACATCGGGTGCAACGACCAGGCCGCGCGCGACCACGGGCTGAGCGTGCCGGGCGAGGTGATCGGCCAAACGGACTACGACCTCGCGCGCGTTTCCGAGGAGGCCGAGAGCGTCCGCGCCAGCGACCTGCGGGTCATCGAGTCCGGCGCCCCGCTGCTCGACGTGGAAGAGACCCGCACGCTCGCGACCGGGGCGAAGGCGACGTTCCTGACGAACCGCGTCCCGCTCCGCGACTCGGGCGGGCGCGTGGTAGGCGTCGTCGGCGTGGCGCAGAACGTGACCGAGCGCAAGCGCCTGGAGGACGAGCTGCGGCACTCGCAAAAGATGGAGGCGGTGGGCCGGCTCGCCGGGGGCGTCGCGCACGACTTCAACAACCTGCTCACGATCGTGACCGGGAGCGTTCACCTCATCCGGTCGCTGCCGCCCGGCGACACCTCGGTCGGCACCTACGTCGACGAGATCCAGGCCGCGGTCGATCGCGCCACGGCGCTCACGCGCCAGCTCCTCGCGTTCAGCCGCAAGCAGCCCTCGCGCCCGGAAGTGCTCGACTTGAACGAGGTCGTCACGGGCCTGGCGAGCCTCCTGCGCCGGCTCCTCGGGAACCGCGTCACGGTGCGAACCGAACTCGACGCCGAGTCGGTCCGCGTCCGGGCCGACCGCGGGCACCTGGAACAGATCCTCATGAACCTCGCGGTGAACGCGCGCGACGCGATGCCCAATGGGGGCGCGCTGACCATCGCGACCGCACCCGACCTCGCGAGCCAGCTCGCCCGGCTCACCGTCACCGATACCGGGACGGGCATGACGGACGAGGTGAAGGCCAAAATCTTCGAGCCGTTCTTCACCACAAAGGAAATCGGTAAGGGAACCGGACTGGGGTTGGCCACGGTTCACGGCATCGTCCAGCAGGCCGGGGGCGGGATCGAGGTCACGTCCGTACTGGGTACCGGGACGACGTTCTCGATCCGGTTCCCCTGGTGCGCGGCACCGACGCCCCCGCCGTCCGGTTCGCTCACCCCGCTAGCCCCGTTCGCCGCCCGCGCCGGGCGCTCGGTGCTGCTCGTCGAGGACGAAGAGCGGGTCCGCAAACTGGTGCGCGGAACGCTGGAGGGTTGGGGCTACGCGGTCACCGAGGCGGACCGGGCAGAAGAGGCCCTGGCGCTGCTCGCGGTCGACCGCGAGTTCGAGCTCCTCGTTACGGACCTCGTGATGCCGGGGATGGACGGGCGCGAGCTGGCGGCCCGCGTGCGCGCGGAGCGCCCCAATACCGCTATCGTCTTTATCTCCGGGTACGTCCCGGACATCAAACGCCTCGACGGGTTCTCCGACGGCGTGTTCCTGCCCAAACCGTTCACCCCGTTCGACCTGCTCCGGTGCGCGGAGCGGGCCCTGCGCCAGCGGAAAGCGGACGGCGCGCGCCCCCCGAGTGTGCCCCCCGTGCCGGCTCCCGGCTCCCCCGTCGGAGCGCAGGACCTATGA
- a CDS encoding response regulator → MTRRVLLVTEDPGAHLALRDTFAPLAAEWDAEFSRGGPEALNHLNRPAYDALVADAHLPANGCAELLTEARRRHPPMVRIVLAAPGRMEVIGLVTLAHRMLPKMCPPAELIGAIQRAHSLRELLGSPSLAALVGRLASVPALSAVYTRIAEELAFPDFSLAAVGGLVSQDVGIAAKLLQMANSALVGLRKPASTPSQAVRILGADLTRTLVLAVDLFSRYNPHALKPFSIEALWDRSQAVGELAATIAATERAEEHVVRESALAGLFLDIGRLTLASQLTGPYKEILALMRKENLEAAEAERRVLGTSHAEVGAYLLGLWGMPDGLVEAVAWHHNPAGCPGSVFTPLTAVHAADTILTEGVKAAPDWAYLARLGLTERYATWRKMWQDRSKRDEREV, encoded by the coding sequence ATGACGCGCCGCGTGCTGCTCGTGACCGAAGACCCCGGCGCGCACCTCGCGCTGCGGGACACGTTCGCCCCGCTCGCGGCGGAGTGGGACGCGGAGTTCTCCCGCGGCGGCCCCGAAGCCCTGAACCACTTGAACCGCCCGGCCTACGACGCGCTCGTCGCCGACGCCCACCTCCCCGCCAACGGGTGCGCGGAACTGCTCACCGAGGCCCGGCGCCGGCACCCGCCGATGGTGCGCATCGTGCTCGCGGCCCCGGGCCGGATGGAGGTGATCGGGCTCGTCACGCTCGCGCACCGGATGCTGCCCAAAATGTGCCCGCCGGCCGAGCTGATCGGCGCGATCCAGCGGGCGCACTCCCTGCGCGAACTGCTCGGCAGCCCGTCCCTTGCGGCCCTCGTCGGCCGGCTCGCGAGCGTCCCGGCGCTGTCCGCGGTGTACACCCGGATCGCGGAAGAACTCGCGTTCCCGGACTTCTCGCTCGCGGCCGTGGGCGGGTTGGTGTCGCAAGACGTCGGGATCGCAGCCAAGTTGCTCCAGATGGCCAATTCCGCGCTCGTCGGGCTGCGCAAACCGGCTTCGACGCCGTCCCAGGCGGTGCGCATTCTGGGCGCGGACCTGACGCGCACGCTGGTCCTGGCGGTGGACCTGTTCTCGCGCTACAACCCGCACGCGCTCAAGCCGTTCTCGATCGAGGCGCTGTGGGACCGCAGCCAGGCGGTCGGGGAGCTTGCGGCGACCATCGCCGCGACCGAGCGCGCCGAGGAGCACGTGGTGCGCGAGTCCGCTCTGGCGGGGCTGTTCCTCGACATCGGCCGCCTCACGCTCGCGAGCCAGCTCACCGGGCCGTACAAGGAAATTCTGGCGCTGATGCGCAAAGAGAACCTGGAAGCGGCCGAGGCCGAGCGCCGGGTGCTGGGTACCTCGCACGCCGAGGTCGGGGCGTACCTCCTCGGGCTCTGGGGGATGCCCGACGGCCTGGTCGAAGCGGTCGCGTGGCACCACAACCCGGCCGGGTGCCCGGGCAGCGTGTTCACCCCACTCACCGCCGTTCACGCCGCCGACACGATCCTCACGGAAGGCGTAAAAGCTGCCCCTGATTGGGCCTACCTCGCGCGGCTCGGTCTCACAGAACGGTACGCGACGTGGCGGAAGATGTGGCAGGATCGCAGTAAGCGCGACGAGCGGGAGGTTTGA
- a CDS encoding CRTAC1 family protein, whose translation MGIFAVSVLIAVALVAIPACSSPPPSTATAPARDEEEAPGPPPFADVTATCGIGFTYRNGEEAGNFAIIESLGGGVALIDFDGDGLLDVFLPAGGHYEGKQVLGHPCKLYRNLGGFKFADATAGAGLDKVAFQYSHGAAAFDYDRDGWTDLLVTGYNRLVLLHNEPNPAGGRRFVDVTPKSGLSDALWSTSAAWGDLDGDGYPEVYVCHYGNWGFETNHPTDCTYNGKTRDVCQPAKFKPLPHTIYQNNRDGTFTDVTPKLKLRKDGKGIGALLVDVNNDARPDIYAANDTDDNFLYVNRGKPGELVLEEMGLFAGVARDDRGIANGSMGLGASDYDRTGRASIFVTNYENELPALYKNQSTDRQVRFLHNTVPSGIGAIGGNYVSWGTGFSDFDLDGWEDIMIVSGHAIRFPTKIDRRQKPVLLSNQNGKFKPLATAGWPYLRDPHNARGIALGDLDNDGKIDAVVSHLNEPVAVLQNVTPTDGRHWIGINLVGAKNANSVGARVVIETAGGKQTKFARGGGSYGTTNDPRLHAGLGADTKINKATVYWPSGKVEEIAGLEPDAYWTVTEGGPKPEKAAAKP comes from the coding sequence GTGGGGATTTTCGCTGTCAGCGTTCTAATTGCGGTAGCCCTTGTCGCCATTCCCGCGTGCTCTTCTCCCCCTCCCTCGACCGCCACTGCACCGGCGCGGGACGAAGAGGAAGCCCCCGGTCCGCCGCCGTTCGCCGACGTGACCGCGACCTGCGGGATCGGGTTCACGTACCGCAACGGGGAGGAGGCCGGGAACTTCGCCATCATCGAATCTCTCGGGGGCGGGGTGGCGCTCATCGACTTCGACGGCGACGGTCTCCTGGACGTGTTCCTACCGGCCGGCGGACATTACGAGGGGAAACAGGTGCTCGGCCACCCGTGCAAACTGTACCGCAACCTCGGGGGGTTCAAGTTCGCGGACGCGACCGCCGGCGCGGGTCTCGATAAAGTCGCGTTCCAGTACAGCCACGGCGCCGCCGCGTTCGACTACGACCGCGACGGGTGGACCGACCTGCTCGTCACCGGGTACAACCGGCTCGTGCTCCTTCACAACGAGCCCAACCCGGCCGGGGGCCGGCGGTTCGTCGATGTCACCCCGAAGTCCGGGCTGAGTGACGCGCTGTGGTCCACGTCGGCCGCGTGGGGCGACCTGGACGGGGACGGGTACCCCGAGGTCTACGTGTGCCACTACGGGAACTGGGGCTTCGAGACCAACCACCCCACCGACTGCACCTACAACGGCAAAACCCGGGACGTGTGCCAGCCGGCCAAGTTCAAGCCGCTCCCGCACACGATCTACCAGAACAATCGCGACGGCACCTTCACCGACGTGACGCCGAAACTGAAGCTGCGCAAGGACGGCAAGGGGATCGGCGCCCTGCTCGTGGACGTGAACAACGACGCGCGCCCGGACATCTACGCGGCCAACGACACGGACGACAACTTCCTCTACGTGAACCGCGGTAAGCCCGGCGAACTGGTACTCGAGGAGATGGGACTGTTCGCCGGGGTCGCGCGCGACGACCGGGGGATCGCGAACGGGAGCATGGGGCTCGGCGCGAGCGACTACGACCGCACCGGGCGCGCCTCGATCTTCGTGACCAACTACGAGAACGAGCTGCCCGCGCTCTACAAGAACCAGAGCACCGACCGCCAGGTGCGGTTCCTGCACAACACGGTCCCGAGCGGCATCGGCGCCATCGGGGGCAATTACGTGAGTTGGGGCACGGGGTTCTCCGACTTCGACCTCGACGGCTGGGAAGACATCATGATCGTCAGCGGGCACGCGATCCGGTTCCCGACGAAGATCGACCGGCGCCAGAAGCCGGTCCTGTTGAGCAACCAGAACGGAAAATTCAAACCGCTCGCGACCGCCGGGTGGCCCTACCTCCGCGACCCGCACAACGCCCGCGGCATCGCGCTCGGGGATCTCGACAACGACGGCAAGATCGACGCCGTGGTGAGCCACCTGAACGAACCGGTTGCGGTGCTGCAGAACGTGACGCCGACCGACGGCCGGCACTGGATCGGCATCAACCTGGTCGGCGCGAAGAACGCCAACAGCGTGGGCGCCCGCGTCGTGATCGAAACGGCCGGAGGGAAGCAGACGAAGTTCGCCCGGGGGGGCGGCAGTTACGGCACCACGAACGACCCGCGCCTGCACGCCGGTCTGGGCGCGGACACCAAAATCAACAAGGCCACCGTTTACTGGCCGTCTGGTAAGGTCGAGGAGATCGCCGGCCTGGAACCGGACGCCTACTGGACCGTTACCGAGGGCGGGCCGAAGCCCGAGAAAGCGGCCGCAAAACCGTAA